One Epinephelus lanceolatus isolate andai-2023 chromosome 10, ASM4190304v1, whole genome shotgun sequence genomic region harbors:
- the tmem67 gene encoding meckelin — MATETPPSAVHRYKVPLTLLLLIYTDLFYCQQFVIPYKTPSDCSAEEFFDISSLSCVSCGSNQRRSTTGLSCVCKTGYQTLITDKVSITCQQCPPDKPAVTKGGFGCIRCPGSLTEEGECQCAQGNILVERDINGNLLDEARCETCNGNSPASSVPNLSGDRCERCQATFMNSSCECTPPNVLAGGLCIPPGSLSTNVNPSVSYAQLKFSVQSAWFVKNLYSSSAACLVFSNLTACQALGNMCVMNMHSFSGISTDACGLFNIVFRSRAAMSSTQDISYWRGNLPWLYYGDEPGLASRVLQTEPVPIGFSFRGRNKNTDIKLLAAVYNVRGEFLRWEPLGGSNLQLCPETTTKQAAAFSFGTAYQESCDLSVKELLDTHPEPLFYDVFMDLGGEENKKLLPLPTLVYNQQYNGRFINQESMKNWYLSRRMFVVDTLSGREKSTGSQPKVIRVASSVKIRFQLVPRTQEGHVFPPLMTVTYRDVPIMDIKTQTVTTTFAVEYEMDQKEARMKTDTALGVMGGVAILYSLLKTVSWKRRIASPLVDVATMLKFLLFYAGDLANVFFTVTVGTGLYWLIFYKAQQFVSVLLPLPAQEEQFVTYIGCAFTLKAIQFLHKLILQVTVDVFFIDWERPRSKTSRTVQATGELKRDPSPVSIWRTYFVANEWNEIQTIRKISPTFQIMAVLFFLEVLGFSNLALRDPWPTLQRSSQAYTPSYSLMLRYGLAATLWLCIGLLQVIFFTVFHDHFVEDKIRQFVDLCSISNISVLLLSHRCFGYYIHGRSVHGHADTNMEEMNNNLNRESESLCGQRGLLPNTEIQTFQVSLNSHLRAQYDRIREQIGRRHGPSRLVDASLANHFEQRARGYQTMNHFLGSIIDHGHPDMDYIVKDKLIFERVIGMEFLEPSEKSIFYNDEAHSFSDVLFYGNEATLLIFDTLFFCIVDLGSQSFVLAAVLTYVQQMIFRLIRNTLGRKNLVNKTLVDERFLI; from the exons ATGGCGACGGAGACGCCACCGTCTGCTGTTCACAGATACAAAGTGCCCCTAACGTTATTGCTGTTAATATACACAGATCTTTTTTATTGCCAGCAGTTTGTCATCCCATATAAAACTCCTTCTGACTGTAGCGCGGAGGAATTTTTCGATATCTCGAGTCTGTCGTGTGTGAGCTGCGGTTCAAACCAGCGACGGAGCACAACAG GACTGAGCTGCGTTTGCAAAACTGGGTACCAAACTCTCATCACTGACAAGGTGTCCATCACTTGCCAGCAGTGTCCACCTGACAAACCT GCAGTAACAAAAGGCGGGTTTGGGTGTATTCGCTGTCCAGGCAGTCTCACTGAAGAGGGGGAGTGCCAGTGTGCACAAGGCAACATCCTGG ttgaacGAGACATCAATGGAAACCTTTTGGATGAGGCCAGGTGTGAAACATGTAATGGAAACTCCCCTGCTTCATCTGTACCAAACCTCAGTGGAGACAG GTGTGAAAGATGTCAGGCTACCTTCATGAACTCCTCCTGTGAGTGTACCCCTCCCAATGTCCTG GCAGGAGGTTTGTGTATCCCTCCAGGCAGCCTCTCCACCAATGTGAATCCCAGTGTCAGCTATGCTCAGCTG AAATTCAGTGTCCAGTCTGCCTGGTTCGTCAAAAACCTGTACTCCTCGTCAGCAGCCTGCCTT GTCTTCTCCAACCTGACGGCGTGTCAGGCTCTCGGGAACATGTGTGTGATGAACATGCACTCCTTCAGCGGCATCTCCACTGATGCCTGCGGTCTCTTCAACATCGTCTTCAGATCTAGGGCTGCTATGAGCTCAACTCAAGACATCTCCTACTG GAGAGGTAACCTGCCGTGGCTTTACTACGGGGACGAGCCAGGACTGGCCAGTCGAGTGCTTCAAACCGAACCTGTTCCCATTGGGTTCAGTTTCCGAGGAAGAAACAAG AACACTGACATCAAGCTGCTTGCTGCTGTCTACAATGTCAGAGGAGAGTTCCTCAGATGGGAACCACTAGGAGGAAGTAATCTCCAG CTTTGCCCAGAAACGACCACCAAACAGGCAGCTGCGTTCAGCTTTGGAACCGCTTACCAAGAAAGT tgcgATCTCTCAGTTAAAGAGCTGTTGGATACCCATCCAGAGCCGCTGTTCTATGATGTGTTTATGGATCTTGGTGGAGAAGAGAACAAAAAACTTCTCCCTCTGCCTACACTCGTCTACAACCAGCAATACAACGGACGCTTCATCAACCAAG AGAGCATGAAGAACTGGTACCTGTCTCGACGTATGTTTGTTGTCGACACACTGAGCGGAAGAGAGAAGAGCACCGGCTCCCAGCCCAAAGTCATCCGTGTAGCCAGCAGTGTCAAAATAAG gttCCAGCTGGTTCCACGAACCCAGGAAGGACATGTATTTCCCCCTCTGATGACTGTGACCTACAGAGATGTCCCCATCATggatataaaaacacaaactgtgact ACAACGTTTGCTGTGGAGTATGAGATGGATCAAAAGGAGGCTCGCATGAAGACAGAT ACTGCTCTAGGTGTGATGGGTGGTGTGGCCATCCTCTACTCTCTGCTCAAGACAGTCAGCTGGAAGAGGAGAATTGCCTCTCCGCTCGTCGATGTGGCG ACTATGCtgaagtttttgttgttttatgccGGAGATCTGGCCAATGTTTTTTTCACTGTCACCGTGGGAACTGGACTTTACTGGCTCATCTTTTACAAG GCCCAACAGTTTGTATCAGTGCTGTTACCGCTGCCTGCTCAGGAGGAGCAGTTTGTGACATATATTGGTTGCGCCTTCACTCTCAAG GCTATCCAGTTTCTGCACAAGCTGATCCTTCAGGTGACAGTTGATGTGTTCTTTATTGACTGGGAGAGGCCGAGGAGCAAAACTAGCAGAACTGTACAAG CCACTGGTGAGCTGAAACGTGACCCCTCCCCAGTCAGCATCTGGAGGACCTACTTTGTGGCCAATGAATGGAACGAGATTCAGACCATCCGCAAGATCAGCCCAACCTTTCAGATCATGGCTGTGCTCTTCTTTCTTGAG GTGCTGGGTTTCTCTAACCTGGCCCTGAGGGACCCCTGGCCAACTTTACAGCGCTCCTCACAGGCGTACACCCCTTCATACAGCCTGATGCTGCGCTATGGTCTGGCAGCCACGTTGTGGCTCTGCATTGGACTTCTGCAG GTGATTTTCTTCACTGTGTTTCATGATCACTTTGTGGAGGATAAAATCCGTCAGTTTGTAGATCTCTGCTCCATCAGTAAT ATTTCTGTGCTGCTATTATCTCACCGTTGTTTCGGCTACTACATCCATGGGCGTTCAGTACACGGACATGCAGATACAAACATGGAGGAAATGAACAACAACCTGAACAGAGAATCT GAGTCCCTGTGTGGTCAGAGAGGTTTACTCCCCAACACAGAGATCCAGACCTTTCAGGTGTCTCTCAACAGCCACCTGCGGGCACAGTATGACAGGATACGGGAGCAGATCGGCAGG AGGCACGGCCCGTCGCGGCTGGTGGACGCAAGCTTGGCTAACCACTTTGAGCAGAGGGCCAGAGGCTACCAGACCATGAACCACTTCCTGGGATCTATTATAGACCAT GGACATCCAGACATGGACTATATAGTGAAGGACAAGCTGATCTTTGAGAGGGTCATAGGGATGGAGTTCCTTGAACCCTCTGAAAAAAGCATCTTTTACAACG ATGAGGCCCACTCCTTCAGTGATGTGCTGTTTTATGGAAACGAGGCCACACTACTGATCTTTGACACTTTGTTCTTCTGTATCGTTGACCTCGGATCTCAGAGCTTTGTACTCGCAGCCGTGCTTACATACGTACAGCAGATG ATATTTCGCTTGATCCGTAACACTCTCGGGAGGAAGAACCTCGTCAACAAGACTCTGGTGGACGAGAGATTTCTGATATAA
- the pdp1 gene encoding pyruvate dehydrogenase phosphatase catalytic subunit 1, whose product MPVTSQLLRGLPRSKVLASSLLPCQQHQSQLGPITHRPASRRPSHIWQSHQHSRSYRATSVLRSYILTPPQVNSILKANEYSFKVPEFDGKNVSAVMGFESNQLPANAPIEDRRSAATCLQTRGMLLGVFDGHAGCACAQALSERLFYYIAVSLLPHNTLCELEAAVESGRALSPILQWHKHPNDYFSREAQTLYFNSLRTYWQELIDLTSPGEVPDTREALLNAFKRLDNDISLEAQVGDPNAFLHYWVLRVAFSGATACVAHIDGSDLYIANAGDARAVLGVQEEDGSFSALTLSNDHSAQNEDEVARIRSEHPPSERKTVIRQERLLGLLMPFRAFGDVKFKWSIELQKCVLESGPDQLHENEHTKFIPPNYHTPPYLTAEPEITYHKLRPQDRFMVIGSDGLWETLHRQEVVRIVGEYLTGVHQRQPLKVGGYKVTLGQMQGLLEERKARVSSAFEDQNSATHLMRHAVGNNEFGTVDHERLSKMLSLPEELARMYRDDITIIICQFNPHVIGAQRQDEQS is encoded by the exons ATGCCTGTGACATCTCAGCTGCTCAGGGGTTTGCCCCGTTCCAAGGTTTTGGCCTCCAGTCTGTTACCATGCCAACAACACCAGTCCCAGTTAGGACCCATCACTCACCGACCTGCCTCAAGACGGCCTTCTCACATATGGCAGAGCCACCAGCACTCAAGAAGTTACCGGGCAACCTCAGTGCTCCGCAGTTACATCCTCACACCCCCGCAGGTCAACTCGATTCTGAAAGCCAACGAGTACAGcttcaag GTGCCGGAGTTCGATGGGAAGAACGTGTCAGCAGTGATGGGTTTTGAGAGTAATCAGCTGCCAGCTAATGCTCCTATAGAAGACCGTCGAAGTGCAGCCACATGCCTGCAGACACGAGGAATGCTGCTGGGTGTGTTTGATGGCCATGCTGGCTGCGCCTGTGCACAG GCGCTGAGTGAGAGGTTATTCTACTACATAGCAGTGTCTCTGCTGCCCCACAACACACTGTGTGAGCTGGAGGCAGCGGTGGAGTCCGGCAGGGCCCTCAGTCCCATCCTGCAGTGGCACAAACACCCCAACGACTACTTCAGCAGGGAGGCTCAGACTCTCTACTTCAACAGCCTCCGAACATACTGGCAGGAGTTAATAGATCTCACCAG CCCAGGCGAAGTCCCAGACACCCGCGAGGCACTGCTGAATGCCTTCAAGAGGCTGGACAATGACATTTCTCTGGAGGCTCAG GTTGGAGACCCGAATGCCTTCCTGCACTACTGGGTCCTGAGAGTGGCCTTTTCTGGAGCAACAGCATGCGTGGCTCACATCGATGGATCAGACCT GTATATAGCCAATGCAGGAGACGCTCGGGCGGTATTGGGAGTGCAGGAGGAGGATGGTTCATTCAGCGCGCTCACACTCTCTAATGACCACAGTGCCCAGAATGAGGATGAGGTGGCTCGGATACGAAGTGAACACCCTCCATCAGAGAGGAAGACAGTTATCAGACAG GAACGCTTGCTCGGCCTCCTCATGCCGTTCCGTGCATTTGGGGATGTGAAGTTTAAGTGGAGTATTGAACTGCAGAAGTGTGTGTTGGAGTCTGGACCCGATCAGCTCCATGAAAATGAGCACACCAAGTTCATCCCTCCGAACTACCACACACCCCCCTACCTGACCGCCGAGCCGGAGATCACGTACCACAAACTGCGGCCGCAGGATCGCTTCATg GTGATTGGCTCTGACGGCCTCTGGGAGACCCTCCACAGACAGGAGGTGGTTCGTATCGTGGGGGAGTATTTAACAGGGGTGCACCAGCGTCAGCCCCTCAAAGTCGGAGGCTACAAAGTCACCCTGGGACAGATGCAGGGGCTGCTCGAAGAGAGAAAGGCCCGCGTGTCTTCAGCTTTCGAGGATCAGAACTCAGCGACCCACCTGATGCGCCACGCAGTGGGGAACAACGAATTTGGCACGGTCGACCACGAGAGGCTGTCGAAAATGCTCTCGCTGCCCGAGGAGCTGGCTCGCATGTACCGCGATGACATCACCATTATCATCTGTCAGTTCAACCCCCATGTGATCGGAGCACAGAGACAGGACGAGCAGTCCTGA